The Candidatus Eremiobacterota bacterium genome has a segment encoding these proteins:
- the miaA gene encoding tRNA (adenosine(37)-N6)-dimethylallyltransferase MiaA produces the protein MTPGVLILTGQTASGKSALALELAERCDAEIVGADSRQIYRGMPIGTAAPSDENRARVPHYLVGFLDPSERYSAARFVADALAAIDDIHARGKRAIVVGGTGFYVRALTGDVALSPAYDAGLRERLAHEARTHPFDVLAEWLRALAPQRAAAIEPNDPYRVARALEIALAERAGTRRDDAGAPDNLRARGMAFRKLYLEIAPEELDRRIAARVDAMLANGLLEEAERVGGAAVAADAVGYREALAYLAGWSTYDELRAHLIRNTRRYAKRQATWFRTEPGLVRVPAADARAALAAEAGALPGWT, from the coding sequence GTGACGCCGGGCGTTCTGATCCTCACCGGGCAGACGGCGTCCGGGAAGAGCGCGCTCGCGTTGGAGCTCGCGGAGCGGTGTGATGCCGAGATCGTCGGCGCCGACTCGCGGCAGATCTATCGCGGAATGCCGATCGGAACGGCCGCTCCGAGCGACGAAAACCGTGCGCGCGTTCCGCATTATCTGGTCGGTTTTCTGGACCCGAGCGAACGGTATTCGGCGGCACGCTTCGTCGCCGACGCGCTGGCGGCTATCGATGATATCCATGCGCGCGGAAAGCGTGCGATCGTCGTGGGCGGCACCGGGTTCTACGTGCGCGCGCTCACCGGCGACGTCGCGCTTTCGCCCGCGTACGATGCGGGGCTGCGCGAGCGGCTCGCGCACGAGGCGCGCACCCATCCGTTCGACGTGCTCGCGGAGTGGCTGCGCGCGCTCGCGCCGCAGCGCGCCGCGGCGATCGAGCCGAACGATCCGTACCGCGTCGCGCGCGCGCTCGAGATCGCCTTGGCCGAGCGCGCCGGCACACGGCGTGACGACGCCGGCGCGCCCGACAATCTGCGCGCGCGCGGAATGGCTTTTCGCAAGCTGTATCTCGAGATTGCGCCCGAGGAGCTGGACCGCCGGATCGCAGCGCGCGTCGATGCGATGCTCGCGAACGGGCTGCTCGAGGAGGCCGAGCGCGTCGGCGGCGCGGCGGTCGCGGCGGACGCGGTCGGGTACCGCGAGGCGCTGGCATATCTCGCCGGCTGGTCGACGTACGACGAGTTGCGCGCGCACCTCATTCGAAACACCCGGCGCTATGCGAAGCGCCAGGCGACGTGGTTCAGAACCGAGCCGGGGCTCGTTCGCGTTCCCGCCGCCGATGCGCGTGCCGCCCTCGCCGCCGAAGCGGGAGCACTGCCTGGCTGGACGTAA
- a CDS encoding SPASM domain-containing protein, producing MQTLRPSRYNWYVSGALYNALTGALVKLDGADAGVLGRHLMDTRAELDDDALDGEFVALLRRGGFLIDEATDELEIVRERYWRARGETPAVLTITTTIDCNLGCYYCYEQRSTEALALRDVGAIVELARKLLARGGKRALHVDWYGGEPLLNVELMETASFALQEMCRSEGVHYVSSVISNGTVWPANVAEFVARHRIRQVQITFDGLEAKHNKRRRYRSKKDQAEKSSFAQAAELVDKLIACTRVDVRYNIDPYNREDFLPFIDFAVARGWFKGAYELVLQPARISAYTEKAAFLRPQELTLAEFQELKDAAIQRLRGHGRIEETAIPDGYPYPKTSVCAALANDSVVVGAEGKTYRCGLQVSEPHRAVGSIHDDVAGADADWWKQFDPTTLPTCSRCSFLPVCMSGCAKKHLDRDEHAIREQGRYWRDNLARMIAHAAGKTETDRTAFTEAEQFR from the coding sequence ATGCAGACGCTGCGGCCGTCCCGGTACAACTGGTATGTGTCGGGAGCGCTGTACAACGCCCTGACGGGCGCGCTCGTGAAGCTCGATGGCGCCGATGCCGGCGTGCTCGGGCGGCATTTGATGGACACGCGGGCGGAGCTCGACGACGACGCGCTGGATGGTGAGTTCGTCGCGCTCCTGCGCCGCGGCGGGTTCCTCATCGACGAGGCGACCGACGAGCTGGAGATCGTGCGCGAGCGGTATTGGCGCGCGCGGGGCGAGACGCCGGCCGTGCTGACGATCACGACGACGATCGACTGCAATCTCGGCTGCTACTACTGCTACGAGCAGCGCTCGACCGAAGCGCTCGCCCTGCGCGACGTCGGCGCGATCGTGGAGCTCGCGCGCAAGCTGCTCGCCCGGGGCGGGAAGCGCGCGCTGCACGTCGACTGGTACGGCGGCGAGCCGCTGCTGAACGTGGAGCTCATGGAGACGGCGTCGTTTGCCCTCCAGGAGATGTGCCGCAGCGAGGGCGTGCACTACGTCAGCTCGGTGATCAGCAACGGGACGGTGTGGCCGGCGAATGTCGCCGAGTTCGTCGCGCGGCACCGCATCCGCCAAGTGCAGATCACCTTCGACGGGCTCGAAGCGAAACACAACAAGCGGCGGCGCTACCGCTCGAAGAAAGACCAAGCCGAGAAGTCGTCGTTCGCGCAGGCCGCCGAGCTGGTCGACAAGCTGATCGCGTGCACGCGGGTCGACGTTCGCTACAACATCGACCCGTACAACCGCGAGGATTTTCTGCCGTTCATCGACTTCGCGGTCGCGCGCGGCTGGTTCAAAGGAGCCTATGAGCTCGTGCTGCAGCCGGCCCGCATTTCGGCGTACACCGAGAAGGCCGCGTTCCTGCGGCCGCAAGAGCTCACGCTTGCCGAGTTCCAGGAGCTGAAGGACGCGGCGATCCAACGGCTGCGCGGGCACGGGCGGATCGAGGAGACCGCGATTCCGGACGGGTACCCGTACCCGAAGACGTCGGTGTGCGCGGCGCTGGCGAACGACTCGGTGGTGGTCGGCGCCGAAGGAAAGACGTACCGCTGCGGGCTGCAAGTCAGCGAGCCGCACCGCGCCGTCGGCTCGATTCACGACGACGTCGCCGGAGCGGATGCCGACTGGTGGAAGCAATTCGACCCGACCACGCTGCCGACGTGCTCGCGCTGCTCGTTCCTGCCGGTCTGCATGTCGGGTTGTGCGAAGAAGCACTTAGACCGCGACGAGCACGCCATCCGCGAGCAAGGGCGCTACTGGCGCGACAACCTCGCCCGCATGATCGCCCACGCCGCCGGCAAGACGGAAACCGACCGCACCGCGTTCACCGAAGCCGAGCAGTTCCGCTGA
- the hfq gene encoding RNA chaperone Hfq has product MTRPQPLQDAYLSEVKRQAVPVTIFLVNGFQMRGVVKGFDPFTIVIESERKAHLIYKHAVSTISPNGPVAAPLIPEESEAVAP; this is encoded by the coding sequence ATGACCCGCCCGCAGCCGCTCCAAGACGCGTACCTCTCCGAAGTGAAGCGCCAAGCCGTCCCGGTGACGATCTTTCTGGTCAACGGCTTTCAGATGCGCGGGGTCGTGAAGGGGTTCGATCCGTTCACGATCGTGATCGAGTCCGAGCGCAAGGCGCACCTGATCTACAAGCACGCCGTCTCGACGATCTCGCCGAACGGCCCGGTCGCCGCGCCGCTGATCCCCGAGGAGAGCGAGGCCGTCGCGCCGTGA
- a CDS encoding SDR family oxidoreductase yields MNDLDVRGRSAVVTGGASGIGLAIARRLVASGAAVSLWDMRADSIDEARAAVDAAHGTAVDVRDYASVERAREATLAVIGRIDVLVNSAGITGPNVLTWDYPLDAWRDVLDVNLTGTFHCCRAVVPTMRASDYGRIVNIASVAGKEGNPNASAYSASKAGVIALTKSLGKELAQTAIRVNCVTPAAVETPMFAQMTPSHIDYMKSKIPMNRFGKADEIASLVTWLCTEECSFSTGAVFDLSGGRSTY; encoded by the coding sequence GTGAACGATCTGGACGTACGTGGACGAAGCGCGGTGGTCACGGGCGGCGCTTCCGGAATCGGGCTCGCGATCGCGCGGCGGCTGGTCGCCTCGGGCGCCGCGGTGAGCCTGTGGGACATGCGCGCGGACTCGATCGACGAAGCGCGCGCCGCGGTCGACGCCGCGCACGGCACCGCCGTCGACGTGCGCGACTACGCGAGCGTCGAGCGCGCGCGCGAAGCGACGCTCGCCGTCATCGGCCGCATCGACGTTCTCGTCAACAGCGCCGGAATCACCGGACCGAACGTGCTCACGTGGGACTACCCGCTCGACGCGTGGCGCGACGTGCTCGACGTCAACCTGACCGGAACCTTCCACTGCTGCCGCGCCGTCGTCCCGACGATGCGCGCGTCGGACTACGGCAGAATCGTCAACATCGCGTCGGTCGCCGGCAAGGAAGGGAACCCCAACGCGTCCGCCTACAGCGCGTCGAAAGCCGGCGTGATCGCGTTGACGAAATCGCTCGGCAAGGAGCTCGCGCAGACGGCGATTCGCGTGAACTGCGTGACGCCCGCAGCCGTCGAGACGCCGATGTTCGCGCAGATGACGCCGAGCCACATCGACTACATGAAGTCGAAGATTCCGATGAACCGCTTCGGCAAAGCCGACGAGATCGCGTCGCTGGTCACCTGGCTCTGCACGGAGGAATGCTCGTTCTCGACCGGCGCCGTCTTCGATCTCTCCGGCGGCCGCTCGACGTACTGA
- a CDS encoding radical SAM protein encodes MSDGVRFTPTGLAYTDARGRIYFDETRAPLADGGIERPPRAEELIPAPPGTVTAMLPGRMPLLAGGGVAPRRTALSALLPAGYTRLLLPAYRSRPEAPPLPLFGYTFACVVDDELHVAAMRTDESEDWTPRYFGAGELEALLRARQTEDPRNRTLAQLAICSRDYGCFTAQNVFLERGEAALPVSPKCNAACVGCISELPADAGMPSPQTRVAFEADADDLARIAIRHLERVPDGIVSFGQGCEGEPLLRVTTIERAIAKIRAAQSNGTINLNTNGSLPKSLRRLIDAGLQAVRISLNSFRRDVYAAYYRPVGYELDDVLESIATAVAGGVRVSLNYLTHPGVTDERAEVETLEHFLRAHRVAMVQTRTLNIDPERYFAQVGRPREPLGMREALHRIERLGIPLGNFTHTH; translated from the coding sequence ATGAGCGACGGCGTGCGCTTCACGCCTACCGGCCTGGCGTACACCGACGCGCGCGGCCGCATCTACTTCGACGAGACGCGCGCACCGCTCGCCGACGGCGGGATCGAGCGGCCGCCGCGCGCCGAGGAACTGATTCCGGCACCACCGGGGACGGTGACGGCGATGCTGCCCGGACGGATGCCGCTGCTCGCCGGCGGCGGCGTCGCGCCGCGCCGCACCGCGCTCTCCGCGCTGCTGCCGGCAGGCTACACGAGGCTCTTGCTGCCCGCGTACCGCAGCCGTCCGGAAGCGCCGCCGCTGCCGCTGTTCGGTTACACCTTCGCGTGCGTCGTCGACGACGAGCTGCACGTCGCCGCGATGCGAACGGACGAGAGCGAGGACTGGACCCCGCGCTATTTCGGCGCCGGCGAGCTCGAAGCGCTGCTGCGCGCGCGCCAAACCGAGGATCCGCGCAACCGCACGCTCGCGCAGCTCGCGATCTGCTCGCGGGACTACGGCTGCTTCACCGCGCAGAACGTCTTCCTGGAACGCGGCGAAGCGGCGCTGCCCGTCTCGCCGAAGTGCAATGCCGCATGCGTCGGCTGCATCTCCGAGCTGCCGGCGGACGCGGGAATGCCGTCGCCGCAGACGCGTGTCGCGTTCGAGGCGGATGCGGACGATCTCGCGCGGATTGCGATCCGGCACCTCGAGCGCGTCCCGGACGGGATCGTCTCGTTCGGCCAAGGCTGCGAGGGTGAGCCGCTGCTTCGCGTGACCACGATCGAGCGCGCGATCGCGAAGATTCGCGCGGCGCAGTCGAACGGCACGATCAACCTGAACACGAACGGCTCGCTCCCGAAGTCGTTGCGCCGGCTGATCGACGCGGGCTTGCAGGCGGTGCGGATCAGCCTGAACTCGTTCCGCAGGGACGTGTACGCCGCGTACTACCGGCCGGTCGGGTACGAGCTCGACGACGTGCTGGAGTCGATCGCCACGGCGGTCGCCGGCGGCGTGCGCGTCTCGCTGAACTATCTGACGCATCCCGGCGTCACCGACGAGCGCGCCGAGGTGGAGACGCTCGAGCACTTCTTGCGCGCGCACCGCGTCGCGATGGTGCAGACGCGCACGCTGAACATCGACCCCGAACGCTACTTCGCGCAGGTCGGGCGGCCGCGCGAGCCGCTCGGGATGCGCGAAGCATTGCACCGCATCGAACGGCTCGGCATCCCGCTCGGCAACTTCACGCACACGCATTAA
- the dapF gene encoding diaminopimelate epimerase, translating to MTTGVPVVKTNGTGNEFVLVDERTAPVGDPVAFARRVCDPVRGLGADGVLFVSPSERFDARMRIVNADGSEAEMCGNGMRCVARYLDEHDGLGEAVVETIAGPIATYILSRAPYHVAVEMAAPRIGAPHEVAGFRAVPVDVGNPHVVIRADDLDAIDLATVGPRIEHDALYAQGTNVHFVAHEHGGWRVRHWERGAGATQACGTGAVAVAAVLIAAGEAISPVALHVPGGVLEVTWAPGERATLAGDAVREYERVVA from the coding sequence GTGACGACCGGCGTCCCGGTCGTGAAGACGAACGGGACCGGCAACGAGTTCGTGCTGGTCGACGAGCGCACGGCGCCGGTCGGTGATCCGGTCGCCTTCGCCCGCCGCGTCTGCGACCCGGTGCGCGGGCTCGGCGCCGACGGCGTGCTATTCGTCTCGCCCTCGGAGCGCTTCGATGCACGCATGCGTATCGTGAACGCCGACGGCAGCGAAGCCGAGATGTGCGGCAACGGCATGCGCTGCGTCGCGCGCTACCTCGACGAGCACGACGGCCTGGGTGAAGCGGTCGTCGAGACGATCGCCGGCCCGATCGCGACGTATATCCTTTCGCGCGCGCCGTACCACGTCGCGGTCGAGATGGCCGCGCCGCGGATCGGCGCGCCGCACGAGGTCGCGGGTTTTCGCGCGGTGCCGGTCGACGTGGGCAATCCGCACGTCGTGATCCGCGCCGACGACCTCGACGCGATCGACCTCGCGACGGTGGGCCCGCGGATCGAGCATGACGCCCTGTACGCGCAGGGCACGAACGTGCACTTCGTCGCGCACGAGCACGGCGGCTGGCGCGTGCGCCACTGGGAGCGCGGCGCCGGCGCGACGCAAGCCTGCGGCACCGGCGCGGTCGCGGTCGCGGCGGTCCTGATTGCGGCCGGTGAGGCGATCTCGCCGGTCGCGCTGCACGTTCCCGGCGGCGTGCTCGAGGTGACCTGGGCGCCGGGCGAGCGCGCGACGCTTGCGGGCGACGCCGTGCGGGAGTACGAGCGAGTCGTCGCATGA